The following proteins are encoded in a genomic region of Vulpes vulpes isolate BD-2025 chromosome X, VulVul3, whole genome shotgun sequence:
- the IL13RA2 gene encoding interleukin-13 receptor subunit alpha-2: MAFIHLDVGFLYTLLVCTAFGSMLSNAEIKVNPPQDFEIVDPGYLGYLSLQWQPPLFPDNFKECTIEYELKYRNIDSENWKTIITKNLHYKDGFDLNKGIEAKINTLLPAQCTNGSEVRSSWAETTYWTSPQGNRETKIQDMDCVYYNWQYLVCSWKPGMGVHFDTNYQLFYWYEGLDHSAECTDYIKVNGKNMGCRFPYLESSDYKDFYICVNGSSESQPIRPSYFIFQLQNIVKPLPPDYLSLTVNNSEEINLKWNMPKGPIPAKCLIYEIEFTEDDTTWVTTTVENEIQITRTSNESQKLCFMVRSKVNIYCSDDGIWSEWSDEQCWKGDIWKETLVFFLIPFAFVSIFVFVITCLLLYKQRALLKTIFHTKKEVFSHQDTFC, translated from the exons ATGGCTTTCATTCATTTGGATGTCGGATTCCTCTATACCCTGCTTGTTTGCACAGCATTTGGCTCTATGCTTTCAAATGCTGAGATAAAAG ttaatcCTCCTCAGGATTTTGAGATAGTGGACCCTGGATATTTAGGTTATCTCTCTTTGCAATGGCAACCTCCACTGTTTCCGGATAATTTTAAGGAATGCACAATAGAATATGAATTAAAATACCGAAACATTGATAGTGAAAACTGGAAG ACCATCATTACCAAGAATCTACATTACAAAGATGGGTTTGATCTTAACAAAGGTATTGAAGCAAAGATAAACACACTTCTGCCAGCACAATGCACAAATGGATCAGAAGTTAGAAGTTCATGGGCAGAAACTACTTATTGGACATCACCACAAG gaaATCGGGAAACTAAAATTCAAGATATGGACTGTGTATATTACAACTGGCAATATTTAGTCTGCTCTTGGAAACCTGGCATGGGTGTCCATTTTGATACCAATTACCAGTTGTTTTACtg GTATGAGGGCTTGGACCATTCAGCAGAGTGTACCGATTACATCAAGgttaatggaaaaaatatgggATGCAGGTTTCCCTATTTGGAGTCATCAGACTATAAAGATTTCTACATCTGTGTTAATGGGTCATCAGAATCCCAGCCTATCAGAcccagctattttatttttcagcttcaAAATATAG ttaAACCTTTGCCACCAGACTACCTTAGTCTTACTGTGAATAATTCGGAGGAAATTAACCTGAAATGGAACATGCCTAAAGGACCCATTCCAGCCAAATGTTTAATTTATGAAATTGAATTCACAGAAGATGATACTACTTGGGTG ACTACCACAGTTGAGAATGAGATACAAATCACAAGAACATCAAATGAAAGCCAAAAATTATGCTTTATGGTAAGAAGTAAAGTGAATATTTATTGCTCAGATGATGGAATCTGGAGTGAGTGGAGTGATGAACAATGCTGGAAAG GTGACATATGGAAGGAAACCTTAGTATTTTTCTTGATACCATTTGCTTTTGTCTCAATATTTGTTTTCGTAATAAC